One window of Perca flavescens isolate YP-PL-M2 chromosome 6, PFLA_1.0, whole genome shotgun sequence genomic DNA carries:
- the LOC114556795 gene encoding asialoglycoprotein receptor 1, with protein MFRMNRNPQEEIEELKEEEDDYVNVQSWTVDKVTARQNQRFRCFSQSFPLIAVGWLILLVIMGLCIYFATLSHERESELMAANRNLTNLNDKLSVLENRITNLTAVNQELETERNNVIRPIQIMEANWNKLNASRVKWTIDVYCHNGRQCKACEQGWELFQSSCYLVNPSYGKTWEEAREVCRRQSSDLVVVHDEDEQNVQNYSRRHIYGYWIGLRAEGGRWKWIDGSDLTQSDWIQDQQPPPTDGQCALSVRSRWKSESCAERNTWICKKKALSF; from the exons ATGTTCAGGATGAACAGAAATCCACAGGAGGAAATTG AGGAACTcaaggaagaagaagatgacTATGTTAATGTACAATCCTGGACTGTGGATAAAGTGACAGCTCGTCAAA ACCAGAGGTTTCGCTGCTTCTCTCAGTCTTTTCCACTGATAGCAGTGGGTTGGTTGATACTGTTGGTCATCATGGGCCTCTGTATCTACT TTGCTACATTAAGTCATGAGAGGGAAAGTGAGCTGATGGCAGCCAATCGCAACCTGACAAACCTCAACGACAAACTCAGCGTCTTAGAAAACCGGATCACAAACCTGACTGCAGTAAACCAGGAGCTGGAGACGGAGAGGAACAATGTTATAAGACCAATACAAATCATGGAGGCAAACTGGAACAAACTCAACGCCAGTCGAGTTAAGTGGACTATTGATGTCTACTGCCACAACG GGAGACAGTGTAAAGCTTGTGAGCAGGGCTGGGAACTCTTCCAGTCCAGCTGCTATCTGGTTAATCCTTCTTATGGGAAAACCTGGGAAGAAGCTCGAGAAGTCTGCAGAAGACAGAGTTCAGATTTGGTTGTTGTACATGATGAAGATGAACAG AATGTACAGAATTATTCCAGAAGGCACATATACGGGTACTGGATTGGCCTGAGAGCTGAAGGAGGGAGATGGAAGTGGATCGATGGAAGTGATCTGACTCAAAG CGACTGGATACAAGACCAACAACCACCGCCTACTGACGGTCAGTGTGCACTTTCTGTCAGGTCCAGATGGAAATCAGAGAGCTGTGCTGAGAGAAACACATGGATCTGCAAAAAGAAGGCTTTATCTTTTTAA
- the LOC114556621 gene encoding CD209 antigen-like protein C, giving the protein MNRNPQEEIEEIEEEYDYVNAPACTVDKVATPPDQRFRFFTQTFLPIAVCWLILLVIMGLRIYYLTAVNQELETERKNLTGAIQNMETNWTKPNVSEDCQKGWRVFESSCYLFYDTDPPDQKTWEEAREDCRAQSSDLVVVDDDDEQDALSYYSWYRGSWIGLRAEEGRWKWIDGRDLTESVSYWIDEPPSAADGQCVGSVGRFRWRSVSCAERYTWICEKKALSV; this is encoded by the exons ATGAACAGAAATCCACAGGAGGAAATTG AGGAAATCGAAGAAGAATATGACTATGTTAATGCACCAGCATGCACTGTGGATAAAGTGGCAACTCCACCAG ACCAGAGGTTTCGCTTCTTCACTCAGACTTTTCTACCGATAGCAGTGTGTTGGCTGATACTGTTGGTCATCATGGGCCTCCGTATCTACT ACCTGACTGCAGTAAACCAGGAGCTGGAGACGGAGAGGAAGAACTTAACAGGAGCAATACAAAACATGGAAACAAACTGGACCAAACCCAACGTCAGTGAAGATTGTCAGAAGGGCTGGAGAGTCTTTGAGTCCAGCTGCTATCTGTTTTATGACACTGATCCTCCTGATCAGAAAACCTGGGAAGAAGCTCGAGAAGACTGCAGAGCACAGAGTTCAGATTTGGTTGTTGTAGATGATGACGATGAACAG GATGCACTAAGTTATTACAGCTGGTATCGTGGATCCTGGATTGGCCTGAGAGCTGAAGAAGGGAGATGGAAGTGGATTGATGGAAGAGATCTGACTGAAAG TGTCAGCTACTGGATAGATGAACCACCATCTGCTGCTGACGGTCAGTGTGTAGGTTCTGTCGGTAGGTTCAGATGGAGATCAGTGAGCTGTGCTGAGAGATACACATGGATCTGCGAAAAGAAGGCTTTATCTGTTTAA